The Fusobacterium sp. DD2 DNA segment TAAGTTGAGCAATTCCATAAACCATCGTGTATCCCAAGGATACCAATGCATAAATACTTCCAATCTGTAAACCATTAATTATCTGTAATAAAAATTCCATTTTTTTCCCCTTTCGATATTTTTCCAGAGGAAGCAGAAGCTTCCTCTGGTTTTTATTTATTTAATTACAGTATCATATGTATATTTACCATTAACAATTTTCAATACAGTAACTGCTTTAATTGGGTTATTTTTATCGTCAAATTTTAGTTCTCCTGTTACTCCATTAAAGTCACTATTCTTAATTGCATCAATAACAGCTTGCTTATCAGTAGTGCCAGCTTTTTCAATTGCATTTTTAACTAGATATGCAGCATCGTATGAAAGAGCAGAGAAAGCTGATGGGTCTTCACCATATTTTGCTCTATAGGCTTTTAAGAAGTTTTGTACCTTTTCACTTTTATCATCTAATGAATAATGGTTAGTAAAATAACTTCCTTCAATTGCTCCATATGCTGAACTGTCAAGTGCTTTTGCTACTCCGTCCCATCCATCAGGACCAATAAATTGAGATTTGATTCCAACTTCTCTTGCCTGTGTTGTAATTAGAGCTGCCTGTTCATAGTAGTCTGGAATTAGTAAAACATCAGGATTTGTACTTGCTATTTTGGTTAGCTGAGCTCTGAAGTCTTTATCTCCCTCTCCATATCCCTCTTTAGCAACAACTTTAAGTCCTAACTTTCCAGCCTCTTCGATAAATGATTTAGCAACTCCATCAGAATAGTCACTAGAGTTATTAACAATAACAGCTACTGTTTTAGCATTAAGTTTTTCTTTAGCAAGTTTTGCTAGAATTACTCCTTGATATGGGTCAGTAAAACATACACGGAATACATTTGGTCCAGCCTCAGTAATATTAAACTGTGTCCCTGTAGGAGTTACCATTGGCATATTGTCATCAGCAGCAATTTCAGCAACTGCAAGAGATGGTTTTGATGTAATATCTCCAACTAATGCAACAATATCATCATCTACAAGTTTATTATATGCAGTTACAGCTTCTGTAGAATCTCCCTTTTCATCAAGAAGAATAAATTCAACAGGTTTTCCTAAAATTCCACCATTTTTATTAATCTCTTCAAAAGCAAGTTTAGAACCATTTGTAGCAGATACCCCATATATAGCTACAGGTCCAGTTAAAGGTCCCAATCCACCAATTTTGATTACATCTTCTTTCCCATATACAAGAGACGATAATAAAAATGTTGTTCCTAAAAGTGTTAAATTAAATCTGTTCATACTAAATTTCCCCCTTTAAAATAAATTTATATTGTTTTTTAAGTATTACAATCCACCTACAGTGTACTTTTGATTTGGGTATAAAAAAACAGCCTAGTCAGGC contains these protein-coding regions:
- a CDS encoding ABC transporter substrate-binding protein: MNRFNLTLLGTTFLLSSLVYGKEDVIKIGGLGPLTGPVAIYGVSATNGSKLAFEEINKNGGILGKPVEFILLDEKGDSTEAVTAYNKLVDDDIVALVGDITSKPSLAVAEIAADDNMPMVTPTGTQFNITEAGPNVFRVCFTDPYQGVILAKLAKEKLNAKTVAVIVNNSSDYSDGVAKSFIEEAGKLGLKVVAKEGYGEGDKDFRAQLTKIASTNPDVLLIPDYYEQAALITTQAREVGIKSQFIGPDGWDGVAKALDSSAYGAIEGSYFTNHYSLDDKSEKVQNFLKAYRAKYGEDPSAFSALSYDAAYLVKNAIEKAGTTDKQAVIDAIKNSDFNGVTGELKFDDKNNPIKAVTVLKIVNGKYTYDTVIK